AGAACTTCTTCATCTGCTCCACGCATGACTGGATCCTGTTCTTCACCAACTTCGGCCGCGTCTACCGCCTGAAGGCCTATGAGCTGCCGGAGGCGGGCCGCACCGCCCGCGGCCAGCACGTGGCCAACCTGCTGGAGTTCCAGCCGGAGGAGAAGATCGCTCAGGTCATCCAAATCCAAACCTACGAAGATGCGCCGTACCTGGTGCTGGCCACCCGCGACGGCCGCGTGAAGAAGTCGCGCCTGACCGACTACGAGTCCGCGCGTTCCTCCGGTCTGATCGCCATCAACCTCAACGAAGGCGACGCCCTGATCGGCGCATCCCTGGTCGGCGACGACGACGATCTGCTGCTGGTTTCCGAGCAGGGCCAGGCGATCCGCTTCTCCGCCGACGACGAACAGCTGCGCCCGATGGGCCGCGCGACCGCCGGCGTGAAGGGCATGCGCTTCCGTGGCGACGACCAACTGCTCGCCATGACCGTCGTCCAAGACGGCGAGTTCCTGCTCGTGGCCACCTCCGGCGGCTACGGCAAGCGCACGGCGATCGAGGAGTACAACCCGCAGGGCCGCGGCGGCATGGGTGTGATGACCTTCAAGTACACCCCGAAGCGCGGCAAGCTGATCGGCGCGCTGGCGGTTGGCGAGGAGGACCAGATCTTCGCCATCACCTCCGCCGGCGGCGTGATCCGCACCGAGGTTGACCAGATCCGCCCGTCGTCGCGCGCGACCATGGGTGTGCGTCTGGTGGACCTGAACGACGGCGTGGAACTTTTGGCCATCGACCGCAACGTCGAGGACGAGGGCGAAGAGGAAGCCACCGCTGTGGCGACCGGCCAGAAGACGCTCGAGGAGGCGCAGGATGTGACCAGCTCGGCGTCGTCGGTAAGCGATGAGGGCGAGGAGTAACCCGTGGCCGCCCGCAAAGTGACGATCCGGAGTGTGAGCGCCGGGTCCGTCTTCAAGGTGGCGACGCTGCTCGCGCTGCTCGGGTTCATCGCCTGGATGGCCGCCTCCGCGCTGGTGTATTACGCACTGGAGCGCGCCGGGGTGGTTGAGTCGGTGAACTCGCTGATCGGCGGCGTGGGTGGTGACCAGGTGGTGGACATGAAACTCGCCATGTCCGCCGCGGGCCTGCTCGGGCTGGTCGGCGTGGTGTTCATGTCCATCATGGCGCCGCTGACCGCGATTTTGTACAACGCCGTCGCGGATCTTGTCGGCGGCATCCGCTACACCATGTCCAATCGGGCACGGTAGCGCTTAACGACGAACGCGCCCCGGAGGATGATCCTCCGGGGCGCGTTTCGTTGTGGGCGCTTCGGCCTAGAGGGCCAGGCCCGGGATCGTGAGACCCTGCATGTTCGCCAGCACAAAGCCAATGCCGGCGATTGCAGCCACTGCGACGATCGGCGCGACGATGGCCGCGACGTTGACGTCGGCCTCAGCCTTCGGTGCCGGCTTCGGCTCCTGCGGTGTCTCGGTCTTCGGCGCTTCCTGCACCTTCGGCGCCTCGCCAGCCTCCTCGACCGGCTTCTTCTCGGTCCAGGTGATGGTGGTCGGCTGCGCCTGCTTGGTGGCGGTCTCACCGTTCACGCCGATGCGCGAGGTGTTGAGCACCAGCGAGTCCCAGTCGGCCGGGATGGTCTCCACGCCCTCGGCGGTCTGCACCTCGTAGGGTTCCTCCGAGTAGTTGAAGGTGGTGAACCGGTAGAGGAAGTTCATCACCGAGCGGTACTCGCCATTGACCGGCTGCGCCTCGCCGACGTTGCGGACTGCCTCGTGGGCGCCGTTGTGGCGCAGACCCAGGGTGTGGCCCAGCTCGTGGAGCACAGCGTTGCGGAGCTTGTCCTGGGTGTTGACAAAGCGGTGGTTGGCCACGAAGAAGGAGTTGTCGTTAACCAGCGACGCGCCGGTGGCCAGGTTGTTCTCGTCGATCTGGTCGCCGATAACGCCGATGCGGAACACGCTCTGGCGCGGGCCGAGGAAGTCGTTGATGTTGTTCAGCAGCTGGAACGCCGGGGTGGTGCCGTCGAAGTAGTACTGCGAGTACTCGACGGTCTCGCCGCCGCGTGCCTCGTAGCCCGGGATGTTGTTGAAGGTCTCGCCGGCGTCGATGTGCATGGCGATGCCGTGGTCGTCGAAAAGATCCACGATGTCCTGGATCTTCTCCGACTCCAGGCCGTAATCCTCCTCGTCGGACTTCATCCAGTTGAGCTGGAGGAAGATGTCCGGGCGCTGCGGGTCGGCGCCGTAAGCCGGCAGGTTGAGGAAGGTGCCGTCGCTGAGCACGACGCCGTTTTCTTCCCACTCGTCGGGCAGGCCGTCGTTATCCGTGTCGACGAGCGCACCCTGTTCAACCGGTGCGCCAGCGCTCACTCCGGCCTCGAAAGCGTGTGCCGGGGTAACGCCGCCGAGTGCAACGGTGGCGGCCAGTGCTGCTGCGATTCCGTTCCGAAGTGCTGCGCGCATTGTCTTGTGCTCCTTGTGTGTGCGGTGTTCGTGCGGCGATCACCGCGTTGGCTTTGATGGTGACGAGTTTATGCACTCGGTATACGTCCGTAAACCTGTCGGTTTTCAGCGCCGTTTCACGCCAGATTGTTCAACGTTTATTCCGGATTGTTCAACGTTTCGACCGCGATTTAGGTGCAGATTGTTCATCAATCCCCCTCCGTTTTCTGTGCTCCGGGTCCGGTTGTTGAACGATACCCGGGGCTCGAAACCCGGATAGTTGAACAATCCGCTATGCATGCATACTATGCATTCCTCGGCATGAAGATAGGAATATATCTACGAAAGGGGCTCTCACCTGGGCACTTTCCGTTTGCTGACAATAAAAACCCGCATAAAACCGTGTTAATTCCCGTCGCCGAGGCGCATTTTCCGAGCTCGCCCCGGATTGTTCACCACTTTGCCCTCAGTGACTACCCCCGCAAATTACCCCCGGTAGTTGCGTGGTGGCGGAGCTTGGGTTTTGTTGCCGGTCTTTCAGCGCCGCGAACCGCCTCCGCAGTGCTTCCGCAGTGCTTCCGCAGCCGCTTCCGCGGCCGCTTCCACGACCGCGTCTGCAGCCGAATCGTCTAGCTCGCCTGTAGTCCAACCAGACGATTCGCTCTCTATCGAAAATGTGCGCCAACACCAACAGGAGAAACGCAAAGCGCCACGCCGCATCGTCTAGCTCGGTCGAACGTCTAACTAGACGATCGGCTTGCGGCACAACTGGCCACACAATCGCCACACAACCGCCACACAACCGCCGCGCCCAAAACCCGGCGCAGCCTGGCGATTTGGTGGTGCCCATGTGGCTCTGTAATATTCCTATTCGTTCCAAGGGCCTATAGCTCAGTCGGTTAGAGCGCATCGCTGATAACGATGAGGTCGCAAGTTCGATTCTTGCTAGGCCCACAGCCCGCAAGGGCGCGGGGCATTAGCTCAGTTGGTAGAGCACCTGCTTTGCAAGCAGGATGTCAGGAGTTCGATTCTCCTATGCTCCACAAGGAACATAAAGGCCAGATCCTTCCCAGGGTCTGGCCTTTAGCATTTACGCGATCACTGCAGTTGGGTCGGATGCCTATCTATTTAGGTGCATTGCTTCACGACGACACTCTGCCCCCACCCCTCCAAGCTTGATCTGGGC
Above is a genomic segment from Corynebacterium lujinxingii containing:
- a CDS encoding DUF3566 domain-containing protein, with the translated sequence MAARKVTIRSVSAGSVFKVATLLALLGFIAWMAASALVYYALERAGVVESVNSLIGGVGGDQVVDMKLAMSAAGLLGLVGVVFMSIMAPLTAILYNAVADLVGGIRYTMSNRAR